A window of the Burkholderia sp. 9120 genome harbors these coding sequences:
- a CDS encoding ABC transporter permease: protein MKSQSRVGAWTAMIVGSLYFLIPLIATFEFSMRMKRGVYSFEAYHVVLSDPRFQASFGYSILMALLTIVVGVLLVVPTAYWVQLRLPKLRPLVEFITLLPLVVPAIVIVFGYLRIYNSSSILPLTGNERATDLLLVCGYVTLSLPYMYRSVDAGLRAVDVRSLTEAAECLGASWPTILFKVIFPNIRSGILSGAFLTFAVVIGEFTFASLLDRPAFGPYLQLIGANRAYEPSALAIIAFVITWASMGLIQVFGSARALSGQKV, encoded by the coding sequence ATGAAAAGCCAATCGCGCGTAGGGGCGTGGACGGCGATGATCGTCGGCTCGCTGTATTTTCTGATTCCGCTGATCGCGACCTTCGAGTTCAGCATGCGGATGAAGCGCGGCGTGTACAGCTTCGAGGCGTATCACGTCGTGCTGAGCGATCCGCGCTTTCAGGCCTCGTTCGGCTATTCGATTTTGATGGCGTTACTGACGATCGTCGTCGGCGTGCTGCTGGTGGTGCCAACCGCTTACTGGGTGCAATTGCGGCTGCCGAAGCTGCGTCCGCTCGTCGAGTTCATCACGCTGTTGCCGCTGGTGGTGCCGGCCATCGTGATCGTGTTCGGCTATCTGCGCATCTACAACAGCAGTTCGATTCTGCCGCTCACCGGCAACGAGCGCGCGACGGATCTGCTGCTGGTGTGCGGCTACGTGACGCTGTCGCTGCCGTACATGTACCGCTCGGTCGACGCCGGTCTGCGCGCCGTCGACGTGCGCTCGCTTACTGAAGCGGCTGAGTGCCTCGGCGCGAGCTGGCCCACCATTCTGTTCAAGGTGATCTTTCCGAATATCCGCTCGGGCATTCTGTCCGGCGCGTTTCTCACCTTTGCCGTGGTGATCGGCGAGTTCACCTTCGCGAGCCTGCTCGACCGGCCCGCATTCGGTCCGTATCTGCAACTGATCGGCGCGAATCGCGCGTACGAGCCCTCGGCGCTCGCGATCATTGCATTCGTGATCACGTGGGCGTCGATGGGATTGATTCAGGTATTCGGTTCGGCCCGCGCGTTGAGCGGCCAGAAAGTTTGA
- a CDS encoding ATP-binding protein — translation MKRVAVRPTPAPPADETRAGGASPYATINDPHRSDIANVTRRLLILFALVVGLVAACGLTYSIAWQRGIDNLRRNAAVRVDRTANALKSTLERYESLPYLLAEHPIVQDVLVDPTPANVQRANLYLEDLNRHARATVTYIIPLDGYCVAASNWHGPQSFIGAGYQFRPYFLDAVKGGVGRFFGIGTISQAPGYYISQPVRRDGKIVGVAVVKLDLEWFQGADASEPLVVADDHGVIFLSSMPAWKYHTIRPLSGQVADSIYQARQYAQQPIAPLPVTIERTLEGNAQIVRIGGGRYAPRYLASRRGMGEPDWHLITMSPVDPVDADARNATIVTAFGYVSLVLFAFYWRMRRARVREVMRSRAMLQKAYAELNRRVAERTADLSEANEQLHKEVAERTRAEQELRAAHDELIQASKLAALGQMAAGITHELNQPLAALRGFSDNTLVLLERGDQASARENLEAIAALTERMGKITNQLKLFVGRARPRSARAPIVRALRNVVALLQKRLQGVEVEYVLVDADAGSATRTPLSLADDHPDLIAHCDDLRLEQVLINLLGNALDATAGLKPPRITIEIDVSASNLSFAVSDNGPGVPDDVLPRLFEPFFTTKEMGQGLGLGLAISSSIARDCGGTLVARNAADGGALFVLTLRRARVQTSHTPDPLTTGS, via the coding sequence ATGAAACGGGTGGCCGTGCGCCCAACCCCCGCGCCGCCGGCCGACGAAACTCGCGCCGGCGGCGCTTCGCCTTATGCCACAATAAACGATCCCCACCGATCGGATATTGCCAACGTGACGCGCCGCCTGCTGATCCTCTTCGCGCTCGTCGTCGGGCTCGTGGCGGCGTGCGGGCTCACGTACAGCATTGCGTGGCAACGCGGCATCGACAATTTGCGGCGCAACGCTGCGGTGCGCGTGGATCGCACCGCCAACGCGCTGAAGAGCACGCTCGAGCGCTACGAATCGTTGCCTTATCTGCTGGCTGAACATCCCATCGTGCAGGACGTGCTGGTCGATCCGACGCCGGCCAACGTGCAGCGCGCCAATCTCTATCTGGAAGACCTCAACCGCCACGCGCGCGCTACGGTCACCTACATCATTCCGCTCGACGGCTATTGCGTGGCCGCGAGCAACTGGCACGGACCGCAAAGCTTTATCGGCGCGGGTTATCAATTCCGGCCGTATTTCCTCGACGCGGTGAAGGGCGGCGTGGGTCGCTTCTTCGGCATCGGCACGATCTCGCAGGCGCCCGGCTATTACATCTCGCAGCCGGTGCGACGCGACGGGAAGATCGTCGGTGTGGCGGTCGTTAAACTCGATCTCGAATGGTTCCAGGGTGCGGATGCGTCCGAGCCGCTCGTCGTTGCCGACGACCACGGCGTGATCTTTCTCTCGTCGATGCCCGCGTGGAAATATCACACGATCCGGCCGCTGTCCGGCCAGGTCGCCGATTCGATCTACCAGGCGCGTCAATACGCGCAACAGCCCATCGCGCCGCTGCCCGTCACGATCGAGCGCACGCTGGAGGGCAATGCGCAGATCGTGCGCATTGGCGGCGGCCGCTATGCGCCGCGCTACCTTGCGTCGCGGCGCGGCATGGGCGAACCGGACTGGCATCTGATCACGATGTCGCCCGTCGATCCGGTCGATGCGGACGCGCGCAATGCAACCATCGTCACGGCTTTCGGCTACGTGTCGCTCGTGTTGTTCGCGTTCTACTGGCGCATGCGCCGCGCTCGCGTGCGCGAGGTGATGCGCAGCCGCGCGATGCTGCAAAAGGCGTACGCGGAATTGAACCGGCGCGTGGCCGAACGCACGGCCGACCTCTCCGAAGCGAACGAGCAATTGCACAAGGAAGTGGCCGAACGCACGCGCGCCGAACAGGAATTGCGCGCCGCGCACGACGAGCTGATCCAGGCGAGCAAGCTCGCCGCGCTCGGTCAGATGGCGGCGGGTATCACGCATGAATTGAATCAGCCGCTCGCTGCGTTGCGCGGTTTCTCGGACAACACGCTCGTGCTGCTTGAGCGCGGCGACCAGGCGTCGGCGCGCGAGAACCTCGAAGCGATCGCCGCGCTCACCGAGCGCATGGGCAAGATCACCAATCAGTTGAAGCTGTTCGTAGGACGCGCGCGGCCACGCAGTGCACGCGCGCCGATCGTGCGGGCGTTGCGCAACGTCGTCGCGCTGCTGCAAAAGCGCTTGCAAGGCGTGGAAGTCGAGTACGTGCTAGTCGACGCGGACGCCGGCAGCGCCACGCGTACGCCGCTCAGTCTCGCCGATGACCATCCCGACCTGATCGCGCATTGCGACGACCTGCGGCTCGAACAGGTGTTGATCAACCTGCTCGGCAACGCGCTCGACGCCACCGCCGGCCTGAAGCCGCCGCGCATCACGATCGAGATCGACGTGTCGGCTAGCAACCTCTCGTTCGCGGTCAGCGACAACGGCCCCGGCGTTCCCGACGACGTCCTGCCGCGTCTGTTCGAGCCGTTCTTCACGACCAAGGAAATGGGCCAGGGACTGGGCCTCGGACTGGCGATCTCGTCGTCGATTGCCCGCGATTGCGGCGGCACGCTGGTGGCACGCAACGCGGCCGACGGCGGCGCACTCTTCGTCCTGACGCTGCGCCGCGCGCGCGTGCAGACGAGCCACACCCCGGACCCGTTGACCACGGGTTCATGA
- a CDS encoding dicarboxylate/amino acid:cation symporter — protein sequence MKKPIHKVLYVQVIVAIIIGIALGHYYPNLAVDMKPLGDGFIKLIKMVIGPIIFCTVVTGIAGMEDMKKVGRVGGKALLYFEIVSSFALVLGLIATHVLKPGVGFNIDPATLDGKAVASYAAKAHGQTTVDFLMHIIPDTLTSAFAQGEILQILLIALLFGAVLATAGEKGKVVTNFIDGLSHVLFGVVRIITKLAPIGAFGAMAFTIGKYGIGSLLPMLKLIGTFYLTSIVFVVVVLGIIARAVGFNILRFVAYIKEEMLIVLGTSSSEAALPQLMLKLEKLGCSRSVVGLVVPTGYSFNLDGTNIYMTMAVLFIAQATNIDLTWTQQLTLLAVTMLTSKGASGVTGAGFITLAATLAVVPTIPLSGMVLILGIDRFMSECRALTNIVGNGVATVVVSAWEKELDRDKLNAALRGEVAVKEPAGV from the coding sequence GTGAAAAAACCTATCCATAAAGTGCTGTACGTCCAGGTGATCGTGGCGATCATCATCGGCATCGCGCTCGGACATTACTACCCGAATCTCGCCGTCGACATGAAGCCGCTCGGCGACGGTTTCATCAAGCTGATCAAGATGGTGATCGGGCCGATCATCTTCTGTACGGTGGTGACGGGTATCGCCGGCATGGAAGATATGAAGAAGGTCGGGCGCGTGGGCGGCAAGGCGCTGCTGTACTTTGAAATCGTCTCGAGCTTCGCGCTCGTGCTCGGCCTGATCGCGACGCACGTGCTCAAGCCGGGCGTCGGCTTCAACATCGACCCGGCCACGCTCGACGGCAAAGCCGTCGCGTCGTACGCCGCGAAGGCACACGGCCAGACGACCGTGGACTTCCTGATGCACATCATTCCGGACACGCTCACGTCGGCTTTCGCGCAAGGCGAAATCCTGCAGATCCTGCTGATCGCGCTGCTGTTCGGCGCGGTGCTCGCGACGGCCGGCGAGAAGGGCAAGGTCGTGACGAATTTCATCGACGGTCTTTCGCATGTGCTGTTCGGCGTAGTGCGCATCATCACGAAGCTGGCGCCGATCGGCGCGTTCGGCGCGATGGCCTTCACGATCGGCAAGTACGGCATCGGCTCGCTGCTGCCCATGCTCAAGCTGATCGGCACGTTCTATCTGACGTCGATCGTGTTCGTGGTGGTCGTGCTCGGCATCATCGCGCGCGCGGTGGGCTTCAATATCCTGCGCTTCGTCGCGTACATCAAGGAAGAGATGCTGATCGTGCTGGGCACGAGCTCGTCGGAAGCCGCGCTGCCGCAACTGATGCTGAAGCTCGAAAAGCTCGGCTGCTCACGCTCGGTGGTGGGCCTCGTGGTGCCGACCGGTTACTCGTTCAATCTCGACGGCACCAACATCTACATGACGATGGCCGTGCTGTTCATCGCCCAGGCGACCAACATCGACCTCACGTGGACGCAGCAGCTCACGCTGCTGGCGGTGACGATGCTGACCTCGAAGGGCGCCAGCGGCGTGACGGGCGCGGGCTTCATCACGCTGGCTGCGACGCTGGCCGTGGTGCCGACCATTCCGCTGTCAGGCATGGTGCTGATTCTCGGCATCGACCGCTTCATGAGCGAGTGCCGTGCGCTGACCAACATCGTCGGCAATGGTGTGGCGACGGTGGTGGTGTCGGCATGGGAAAAGGAACTGGACCGCGACAAGCTGAATGCCGCGTTGCGCGGCGAAGTGGCGGTCAAAGAGCCGGCCGGCGTTTAA
- a CDS encoding sigma-54 dependent transcriptional regulator: MLNHGLQVLYIEDDELVRRASVQSLQLAGFEVIGHASAESAAKMIRADFSGVVVSDIRLPGASGLDLLAQWHERAPDVPVILVTGHGDISMAVQAMRDGAYDFIEKPFASERLIETVRRALERRKLVLENIALRRELAEQNSVAPRIIGRSPAIEQVRRLIANVAPTDASVLINGDTGAGKELIARSLHELSPRRDRPFIAVNCGALPEPMFESEMFGYEPGAFTGAAKRRIGKLEHASGGTLFLDEIESMPLALQVKLLRVLQDGVLERLGSNQPIRVNCRVVAAAKGDMAEHVADGSFRRDLLYRLNVVTIALPPLGERREDIVPLFEHFLLDAAVRYQRPAPILTDRQRASLMQRDWPGNVRELRNAADRFVLGVADDPVMSFTDDSAAAQPLKERVEQFERAVIAEALEQTGGVVAVAADRLQLGKATLYEKIKRYGLAAKGEGER; encoded by the coding sequence ATGCTGAACCACGGCCTGCAAGTGCTGTATATCGAAGACGACGAACTGGTGCGGCGCGCAAGCGTGCAGAGTTTGCAACTGGCGGGCTTCGAGGTGATCGGCCATGCGTCGGCGGAATCCGCAGCGAAGATGATCCGCGCGGATTTCTCCGGCGTGGTGGTCAGCGACATCCGCTTGCCCGGCGCGAGCGGTCTCGATCTGCTCGCGCAATGGCACGAGCGCGCGCCCGACGTGCCGGTGATTCTGGTCACCGGGCACGGCGATATCTCGATGGCCGTGCAGGCCATGCGAGACGGCGCCTACGACTTCATCGAAAAACCGTTCGCGTCGGAGCGCCTGATCGAAACCGTACGGCGCGCGTTGGAGCGCCGCAAGCTGGTGCTTGAGAATATCGCGCTGCGTCGTGAGTTGGCGGAACAGAATTCGGTGGCACCGCGAATCATCGGCCGCAGTCCGGCAATCGAACAGGTGCGTCGGCTGATCGCCAATGTCGCGCCGACCGATGCGTCCGTGCTGATCAACGGCGACACCGGCGCGGGCAAGGAGTTGATCGCGCGCAGTCTGCACGAGTTGTCGCCGCGACGTGACCGGCCGTTTATCGCGGTGAACTGCGGCGCGTTGCCGGAGCCGATGTTCGAGTCGGAAATGTTCGGCTACGAGCCGGGCGCTTTCACCGGCGCGGCGAAACGCCGGATCGGCAAGCTCGAACACGCGTCGGGCGGCACGCTGTTTCTCGACGAAATCGAAAGCATGCCGCTCGCGTTGCAGGTCAAGCTGCTGCGCGTGTTGCAGGACGGCGTGCTGGAACGGCTCGGCTCGAATCAGCCGATCCGCGTGAATTGCCGGGTCGTCGCCGCCGCTAAGGGCGACATGGCCGAACATGTCGCGGACGGTTCGTTCCGGCGCGATCTGCTGTACCGGTTGAACGTGGTGACGATCGCGCTGCCGCCGTTGGGCGAGCGGCGCGAGGACATCGTGCCGTTGTTCGAGCATTTTCTGCTGGACGCGGCAGTGCGTTATCAGCGGCCCGCGCCGATCCTCACCGACCGGCAGCGCGCCAGCCTGATGCAGCGCGACTGGCCGGGCAACGTGCGGGAACTGCGCAATGCCGCCGACCGCTTCGTGCTCGGTGTCGCCGACGATCCGGTGATGTCGTTCACCGACGACAGTGCGGCCGCGCAACCGTTGAAGGAACGCGTCGAGCAATTCGAGCGGGCGGTGATTGCTGAAGCGCTGGAGCAGACCGGTGGCGTCGTGGCGGTTGCGGCCGACAGACTGCAGCTAGGCAAGGCAACGCTATACGAGAAGATCAAGCGATATGGCCTGGCGGCCAAAGGCGAAGGGGAACGCTAG
- a CDS encoding ABC transporter ATP-binding protein, translating into MAFLEIENLHKSFGANTALHHFDMKIERGEFITFLGPSGCGKTTVLRMIAGFETPTRGIIRLDNKDVTHLRTRQRKVGMVFQSYALFPNMTVADNIGFGLKINHRPQAEIKQRVDEMLQLIKLPHLGERYPWQLSGGQQQRVALARALAGKPQVLLLDEPLSALDAKIRISLRQDIRALQRELGITSIFVTHDQEEALSISDRIVVMNEGRVEQIGTPSEIYNYPRTRFVASFVGTLNILAGHVVDPATGRMAVDGQELTTTQALPSDDAGKQRLLALRPEAIVLEPAAPGRNTLNATVEEVNFLGAVVRIRTRVKDAVISLDVFNDPNRGLPERGQPVSLGFSHENLLVLEEGAV; encoded by the coding sequence ATGGCATTCCTTGAGATCGAAAATCTGCACAAGTCCTTCGGGGCGAACACGGCGTTGCATCACTTCGACATGAAGATCGAGCGCGGCGAGTTCATTACTTTCCTCGGGCCATCGGGTTGCGGCAAAACGACCGTGCTGCGCATGATCGCCGGCTTCGAAACGCCGACGCGCGGCATCATCCGGCTCGACAACAAAGACGTCACGCATCTGCGCACGCGGCAACGCAAGGTCGGCATGGTGTTCCAGTCGTACGCGCTGTTTCCGAACATGACGGTGGCGGACAACATCGGCTTTGGGCTGAAGATTAATCATCGGCCGCAGGCGGAGATCAAGCAGCGCGTCGACGAGATGCTGCAACTGATCAAGCTGCCGCATCTCGGCGAGCGTTATCCGTGGCAACTGTCGGGCGGTCAGCAGCAGCGTGTCGCGTTGGCGCGGGCGTTGGCCGGCAAGCCGCAAGTGCTGTTGCTCGACGAGCCGCTCTCCGCGCTCGACGCGAAGATCCGTATTTCGCTGCGCCAGGACATTCGCGCGTTGCAGCGCGAGCTGGGCATCACGTCGATTTTCGTCACGCACGATCAGGAAGAGGCGCTGTCCATTTCCGACCGCATCGTCGTGATGAACGAAGGGCGTGTGGAGCAGATCGGCACGCCGTCCGAGATCTACAACTATCCGCGTACGCGCTTCGTGGCGTCGTTCGTGGGCACGCTGAATATTCTGGCGGGGCACGTGGTCGATCCGGCTACCGGCCGGATGGCGGTGGATGGTCAGGAGTTGACGACCACCCAGGCACTGCCGTCGGACGACGCCGGCAAGCAACGCCTGCTCGCGCTGCGGCCTGAAGCGATCGTGCTGGAGCCGGCCGCGCCGGGCCGCAACACGCTGAACGCGACCGTCGAAGAAGTGAATTTCCTCGGCGCCGTGGTGCGTATCAGAACGCGCGTGAAAGACGCAGTGATTTCGCTCGATGTGTTCAACGACCCGAATCGCGGTCTGCCTGAGCGGGGCCAGCCGGTGTCGCTGGGTTTCTCGCACGAGAATCTGCTTGTGCTGGAAGAAGGCGCGGTTTAA